A genomic window from Octopus sinensis unplaced genomic scaffold, ASM634580v1 Contig09776, whole genome shotgun sequence includes:
- the LOC115228181 gene encoding uncharacterized protein LOC115228181: MDKFVRKLLADLKIHMKPACKERLYLPRDTLGRGLVSVAFKAEKMLLDFKTNLERRKLISLRKAAILWAEQKRKTHMATITEFLHCKYGTTTLDEIAKSLRDLQIESLLLSIKKKRLHSKLFESLENNTFDIPTSSTWLKKGNISPKSEAMFSFLQDRNVFFRNSDEKCPHCKSSPKTVDHLATRCSRMLNSDYTRRHNEIVRCVHMHLCRRFGMKKSKRLKNHSVQCIMSNSSAEIRVDTTIPTELKIQYNKPDIFLYDKKENLIWIIEVGVTSIDNLKSVEVEKMHKYDILASELQLIHKAKVKIVPIVLTWDGIVSTFFRKYMDLLKIKESVQAYIQTVSLKKQWKA, from the coding sequence ATGGACAAGTTTGTCAGAAAGCTGTTGGCTGATTTGAAAATTCACATGAAGCCAGCCTGTAAAGAAAGACTGTATCTGCCAAGAGATACACTTGGAAGGGGACTTGTATCAGTTGCCTTTAAGGCGGAAAAAATGCTGTTGGACTTCAAAACCAATTTGGAAAGGCGAAAGTTAATCTCCTTGAGAAAAGCAGCAATTTTGTGGGCCGAACAGAAAAGGAAAACCCATATGGCCACAATCACAGAATTCCTGCATTGTAAATATGGAACAACCACACTCGATGAGATTGCTAAATCACTACGTGACTTGCAGATAGAGTCACTGTTGCTtagtattaaaaagaaaaggttGCATTCGAAGCTATTTGAGTCGCTTGAGAATAATACTTTTGATATCCCAACATCTTCAACATGGCTAAAGAAAGGGAATATATCTCCTAAATCTGAGGCAATGTTCTCTTTTCTTCAAGACAGAAACGTCTTTTTCAGAAACTCTGATGAAAAATGCCCACATTGTAAATCCTCGCCTAAAACCGTGGACCATCTTGCGACGCGATGCAGTAGAATGCTAAATTCAGATTATACCAGAAGGCATAACGAGATTGTGAGGTGTGTTCACATGCACTTGTGTCGGAGATTTGGAATGAAGAAGTCCAAGAGACTGAAAAACCACTCCGTGCAGTGTATAATGTCGAATAGCTCTGCGGAAATTCGGGTCGATACTACAATTCCAACTGaactaaaaatacaatataacaaGCCTGATATATTCCTGTATGACAAGAAGGAAAATTTGATATGGATCATTGAAGTGGGTGTTACCTCGATAGATAATTTGAAATCGGTGGAAGTggaaaaaatgcataaatacgACATTCTAGCCAGTGAATTACAATTAATTCACAAGGCTAAGGTAAAGATTGTACCGATTGTCCTCACGTGGGATGGGATAGTCTCTACATTCTTCAGAAAATATATGGACCTTCTTAAAATCAAAGAAAgtgtgcaagcatacatccaGACTGTTAGTTTGAAAAAACAATGGAAAGCATGA
- the LOC115228182 gene encoding uncharacterized protein LOC115228182, whose protein sequence is MDIIDPLEESLYIEIEYNESEELELNNSEKIEQEISEEPCEQSQKVVTINEAFIALNKLKEFYNQEEFFNIENLEYIENIGSSMIQTLRRNKSKLADFFTTYDEITQRPAPKSRWRENIAAKVAARKAELEALTGHILNVSNGVKGKTPPLVRTLLRRERAAKWDLNELRRVRAEREELILVYQKKLSTHESRCQRRRENNLFEFNRRSFYRRLHGETKEGTQQKAEMLDTWGSMWKARPRKGVSFPFCGPDAPLMTESCGVPDIRKKFDEAVNRLSDWKTPGVDKVYNFFIKNCKPIHDCMCRAIEQFTLDPGSIPEWLCTGVTYLIPKVDNPSAPTDYRPITCMPNLYKLMTKVVATEVRNFVEVNGILSENQLGTRRDCQGAKEQALINKCLARAHGNSLVSMWVDVKKAYDSVDHAYLVECLRRLKLPMWFIKFVATVMDRWNVHLNYNKCDIGEVKLERGILQGDSMSPLLFVLCLEPLSRVLTAQFEQMSIEHGGGCFSTNHLMFIDDIKLFARSSEILHSMGKVLKGFMKAVGLELNYNKSATNTPVCGDLVKVLEEHQGYKYLGVVESPASLITPETRKCVVEGVRSRAAMLCKTRLNARNLFHALNEYSISLLNYYVGLIEFEPSEYDEMDLIVRRVLRENHVHVLASNKERLYLSRGQLGRGLSNIVHLSERILTKMHDTLWSGSSVEDDNDPIAKYCLKQLQNPLIHVALTVLNEILAELADL, encoded by the exons ATGGATATTATTGATCCGTTAGAAGAAAGTCTTTATATTGAGATTGAATATAATGAAAGTGAAGAACTTGAattaaataattcagaaaaaatagaacaagaaatTAGCGAAGAACCGTGTGAACAAAGTCAGAAAGTTGTTACCATTAACGAGGCTTTTATcgctttaaacaaattaaaagagtTCTATAATCAAGAAGAATTCTTTAATATAGAAAATCTTGAGTATATTGAAAACATTGGATCTTCAATGATCCAAACTCTAAGAAGAAACAAGTCGAAACTtgctgattttttt ACAACCTATGATGAAATCACTCAGAGGCCTGCCCCAAAGAGTAGATGGAGAGAAAACATTGCCGCAAAAGTAGCCGCAAGGAAAGCCGAGCTGGAAGCGCTGACTGGGCACATTTTGAATGTGAGCAATGGGGTCAAGGGCAAGACTCCCCCCTTGGTGCGTACTTTACTTCGTCGGGAACGAGCTGCCAAATGGGACCTCAACGAGTTGAGGCGTGTCCGGGCAGAGAGGGAGGAGCTGATTCTCGTTTATCAGAAGAAGCTCTCAACTCATGAGTCTCGGTGTCAGCGCAGGCGGGAGAACAACCTGTTTGAATTTAATCGCAGGTCGTTCTATCGTCGGTTGCACGGAGAGACGAAGGAGGGTACCCAGCAAAAGGCCGAAATGCTTGACACATGGGGGAGTATGTGGAAAGCACGTCCTCGCAAGGGTGTGTCGTTTCCGTTTTGTGGACCCGATGCTCCCTTGATGACCGAGTCTTGTGGTGTCCCTGACATCCGCAAGAAGTTCGATGAAGCAGTAAACCGTCTCTCTGACTGGAAGACACCTGGGGTCGATAAagtgtataatttctttattaaaaattgcAAACCTATCCATGATTGCATGTGTCGAGCAATCGAACAGTTTACACTAGACCCTGGCTCGATTCCAGAgtggttatgtactggggtcacttATTTGATCCCTAAAGTAGATAACCCTTCCGCTCCGACAGATTATCGTCCGATAACCTGTATGCCCAACCTGTACAAGTTGATGACTAAGGTGGTGGCTACTGAGGTCAGAAATTTCGTGGAGGTGAATGGGATTCTGTCCGAGAACCAGTTAGGTACTCGGCGGGATTGCCAGGGAGCTAAGGAGCAGGCACTGATCAACAAATGTCTCGCGAGAGCCCACGGAAACTCACTAGTGTCAATGTGGGTGGATGTGAAGAAGGCATATGACTCGGTTGATCATGCCTACCTCGTTGAGTGTCTGCGAAGGCTTAAATTGCCAATGtggtttatcaaatttgttgcaaCTGTGATGGACAGGTGGAACGTCCATCTAAATTACAACAAATGCGATATAGGCGAGGTGAAACTAGAGAGGGGCATATTACAGGGCGACAGCATGTCTCCGCTGCTGTTCGTCCTCTGCCTAGAACCGCTGAGTAGAGTCCTCACTGCCCAATTCGAACAAATGTCGATCGAACATGGAGGAGGGTGTTTTAGCACCAACCATCTCATGTTCATAGACGACATTAAGCTGTTCGCTCGGTCTTCAGAGATCCTTCACTCAATGGGTAAAGTCCTGAAAGGTTTCATGAAGGCCGTGGGGTTGGAGCTCAATTACAACAAGTCGGCGACTAACACCCCTGTTTGTGGTGACCTAGTCAAAGTCTTGGAGGAACACCAAGGATATAAGTATCTTGGTGTGGTTGAGAGTCCAGCCTCATTAATCACACCCGAAACGAGAAAGTGTGTAGTGGAGGGTGTGCGTAGTAGGGCGGCAATGTTATGTAAGACTCGGCTTAATGCACGGAACTTATTTCATGCCTTGAACGAGTATTCCATCTCATTGCTAAACTACTACGTTGGCCTGATCGAATTCGAGCCGAGTGAGTACGATGAAATGGACCTTATTGTCCGAAGAGTACTCCGAGAGAATCATGTCCACGTGTTGGCAAGCAATAAGGAGAGATTGTACTTGTCTCGCGGGCAGCTAGGACGTGGACTGAGTAACATCGTACACTTAAGTGAGCGAATTCTTACTAAGATGCACGACACCTTGTGGAGTGGGTCGAGT gttgaagatgataatgatccgATTGCAAAATATTGCTTAAAACAACTTCAAAATCCTCTTATTCATGTTGCTTTAACTGTCTTAAATGAAATTTTGGCTGAATTAGCAGATTTGTGA
- the LOC115228184 gene encoding craniofacial development protein 2-like, which produces MDKYRADIACLQETKQKSGMDLTYGNYRMIFLLSDCRHYGQGSVIHKRLGVKRWWRITDRISAIQVQIGGKGRPNAVATVINVYAPHSARIVNAPEEIDEFYEVLTRTYLSLQSSTLLLVVGDWNAKAGIRRGTETFIGRHGRGYRNLPGALLANFCKTLGLFLCNTAFDHPARHKSTWTGRRRGEDGNYVPIYNQIDYIVCRQRDTWVLQDSRSYGGSVVDSDHKIVIGRFNLKKLYVLDKTNRQFPHKSDRYLTEKLASSLSTRNLYKSSIDESLKNMESELMPSAAWKVMSANIHSAANKYVGKQPKIRTLSGCVTRMLLPCQLCKRSLS; this is translated from the coding sequence ATGGATAAATATCGTGCGGACATCGCCTGTCTACAAGAGACCAAACAAAAATCTGGAATGGACCTAACCTATGGAAATTACCGAATGATCTTTTTACTCTCCGACTGCAGACACTATGGACAAGGTTCTGTGATTCACAAGAGGCTCGGTGTCAAACGCTGGTGGAGAATTACAGATAGGATTTCAGCAATCCAAGTACAAATCGGCGGTAAAGGCAGGCCTAATGCAGTCGCAACGGTCATTAACGTATACGCCCCGCATAGTGCCAGAATCGTCAACGCTCCTGAAGAAATCGATGAATTCTATGAGGTACTGACCCGGACATACCTATCCTTACAATCGTCTACCCTCCTGCTCGTCGTCGGCGACTGGAACGCCAAGGCTGGCATCCGTCGAGGCACTGAAACTTTTATTGGACGGCACGGAAGAGGATATAGAAACCTCCCAGGAGCCCTATTGGCTAATTTCTGTAAAACACTCGGGCTATTCCTATGCAACACGGCCTTTGATCACCCTGCTCGGCACAAGTCTACCTGGACTGGCAGGAGACGTGGTGAAGACGGGAACTATGTGCCGATCTACAACCAAATTGACTACATTGTGTGTCGCCAAAGAGACACATGGGTTCTACAAGACTCTCGTTCTTATGGGGGCTCGGTCGttgacagtgaccacaagatAGTCATCGGCAGATTCAATCTGAAGAAATTATATGTGCTGGACAAAACAAATCGTCAATTCCCTCATAAATCGGACAGATACTTGACAGAAAAACTGGCTTCCTCACTATCGACTCGAAACCTCTATAAATCATCCATCGATGAATCCCTTAAAAACATGGAATCTGAACTTATGCCTTCAGCCGCTTGGAAGGTAATGTCAGCCAACATTCACTCGGCGGCAAATAAATATGTTGGAAAGCAGCCAAAAATACGCACTCTATCGGGCTGTGTCACCCGGATGCTCTTGCCTTGTCAGTTGTGCAAAAGGAGCTTAAGCTGA
- the LOC115228185 gene encoding uncharacterized protein LOC115228185 produces MNTDKTDVVDVSRSEIPNYGKMRLSKKLGSLLGDREDIMRRKLLAAVALKSVMKDWLRYCPGKPSLRSRIYNAFVKPVLLYNSSTWGISDTELKNLDSFHRKQLRVLNGLHWPKKINNSSLYKLSNSVPVSQDIIDGRWRLFGHVLRMDPSSPAYQAMEEYFLSDSPKFRGRPRTTLPVALEHDLKHVGKTLKQCEDLDELRWLAQNRRGWQTMVKKIVSCVARVGI; encoded by the coding sequence ATGAACACGGACAAGACTGACGTGGTCGATGTATCACGCTCAGAGATCCCAAACTATGGAAAAATGAGACTTTCGAAGAAGCTTGGCTCTCTGCTTGGAGACCGAGAAGACATCATGCGGAGAAAACTACTGGCCGCTGTTGCTCTAAAATCCGTCATGAAAGATTGGCTACGATATTGTCCCGGGAAACCATCACTACGCTCTAGAATCTACAACGCTTTTGTCAAACCGGTACTACTGTACAACTCATCTACATGGGGCATCTCTGACACCGAACTAAAGAATCTTGACTCGTTTCACAGAAAACAGCTTCGCGTCCTAAATGGCCTGCATTGGCCTAAGAAAATTAACAACTCATCGCTCTACAAACTCAGTAACTCGGTGCCAGTCAGCCAGGACATCATAGATGGCCGCTGGAGGCTCTTCGGACACGTCCTGAGAATGGACCCGTCCTCACCTGCTTACCAAGCCATGGAAGAGTACTTTCTCTCGGATAGCCCAAAGTTTCGCGGACGTCCCCGCACAACACTGCCGGTTGCGCTGGAACACGATCTGAAACACGTGGGCAAAACCTTGAAACAATGCGAGGACTTGGACGAACTGCGATGGCTTGCACAAAACCGCAGAGGATGGCAAACGATGGTTAAGAAGATTGTATCGTGTGTGGCACGTGTGGGGATATAA